In Leifsonia sp. ZF2019, a genomic segment contains:
- a CDS encoding ABC transporter permease, with amino-acid sequence MIARPLRLAKYHVFSLWNWRFSYLAKFIEPLAYFVFLVPGVAGGMADPSGYGRFAFAGMCCFLAFRAATNAMSDVANDRKWGVFALYTLQGGSVVGYLVSIVIFTLGVLAVQITLVALCGLATFGWDVFGSSTLRWLGIAVLIAIGWIGAGVAVGSRIQSYAKRDMIVVLTSLPVVLSAPLFYSLETAPAFSRIVSTANPLTYQVGWIRGDAWGDAIFAALWAALLMVAAVLLLRNAGRVSSER; translated from the coding sequence ATGATCGCCCGACCGCTGCGCCTTGCGAAGTACCACGTGTTCTCCCTCTGGAACTGGCGTTTCTCCTATTTGGCTAAGTTCATCGAGCCGCTGGCGTACTTCGTGTTCCTCGTACCGGGCGTGGCCGGTGGGATGGCCGATCCGAGCGGCTACGGCCGATTCGCGTTTGCCGGGATGTGCTGTTTCCTGGCATTTCGTGCGGCGACGAATGCGATGAGCGATGTCGCGAATGATCGCAAGTGGGGCGTTTTCGCGCTCTACACGCTGCAGGGCGGCTCCGTGGTCGGCTACCTGGTCAGTATCGTGATCTTTACCCTTGGGGTGCTCGCGGTCCAGATCACCCTCGTTGCACTGTGCGGCCTCGCGACTTTCGGCTGGGATGTGTTCGGCTCGTCGACACTCCGCTGGCTCGGGATCGCCGTCCTCATCGCGATCGGCTGGATCGGTGCGGGTGTAGCTGTCGGATCGCGCATTCAGTCCTACGCCAAGAGGGACATGATCGTCGTCCTGACATCCCTGCCCGTGGTTCTGTCTGCGCCGCTTTTCTACTCGCTGGAGACTGCGCCAGCGTTCTCCCGGATCGTGTCGACAGCGAATCCTCTCACTTACCAAGTTGGATGGATCCGTGGCGATGCGTGGGGTGACGCGATCTTCGCAGCGCTCTGGGCGGCGCTGCTCATGGTGGCAGCGGTCCTACTCCTGCGCAACGCAGGGCGGGTGTCCAGCGAACGCTGA
- a CDS encoding TetR/AcrR family transcriptional regulator, with translation MAEQSASARGPYAKTAARRAQIVDEAYRAFATRGYHGSSLREIAAAAGVGLSTLQHHFADKEELLLAVLARRDQEGDALDATLNGSPEPFVDRILDRARTNESIPGLIALYSVLAAEAVTDEHPGRPFFAARYDDLRSAYTREFEAMRAAGRLRAGVDPALAAATVVALWEGIQLQWLYAPDAIDAVAALRGYFDLVLT, from the coding sequence ATGGCAGAGCAGAGCGCGAGCGCACGCGGGCCCTACGCGAAGACGGCCGCACGGCGCGCCCAGATCGTCGACGAGGCCTACCGGGCCTTCGCCACGCGCGGATACCACGGCAGCTCCCTGCGGGAGATCGCCGCCGCCGCCGGGGTCGGTCTCAGCACCCTCCAGCACCACTTCGCCGACAAAGAGGAGCTGCTCCTCGCCGTCCTCGCCCGCCGCGACCAGGAGGGGGACGCACTCGACGCGACCCTCAACGGCAGCCCGGAGCCGTTCGTCGATCGCATCCTCGACCGCGCCCGCACCAACGAGAGCATCCCGGGGCTGATCGCGCTCTACAGCGTGCTCGCGGCGGAGGCCGTCACGGACGAACACCCGGGCCGCCCGTTCTTCGCCGCGCGCTACGACGACCTCCGCTCCGCGTACACCCGCGAGTTCGAGGCGATGCGCGCGGCCGGCCGTCTGCGCGCGGGCGTGGACCCGGCGCTCGCCGCGGCCACGGTGGTCGCCCTCTGGGAGGGCATCCAGCTGCAATGGTTGTACGCGCCCGACGCGATCGACGCCGTGGCGGCGCTGCGCGGCTACTTCGACCTCGTCCTGACATGA
- a CDS encoding aldo/keto reductase yields MKKTTLGTERLEVSQLGLGCMGMSAFYTGAGQDDAGSIRTLHRAIDLGVTFFDTAEIYGPYANEELLARAFADGRRDQVVIATKFGTILHRQKDERGLDGSAENVRLSVEGSLKRLGTDRIDLYYQHRMDPGTPIEETVGALKELIEEGKILHYGLSEAAPETIRRANAVHPVTAVQTEYSLWTRDPEEAVLPTVRELGIGFVPYSPLGRGFLTGTIRSLDELSEDDFRRFNPRFEGDNLEANIRIVEQVDAVAREVGARAGQVALAWLLAKGDDIVPIPGTRRVENLEQNVEATEVQLSPEQIERLDAVAAPVGDRYADMTPLNR; encoded by the coding sequence ATGAAGAAGACCACTCTCGGAACCGAGCGGCTCGAGGTCTCGCAGCTGGGCCTCGGCTGCATGGGGATGTCCGCGTTCTACACCGGCGCTGGACAGGACGACGCTGGCTCGATCCGCACCCTTCACCGGGCGATCGATCTCGGCGTGACGTTCTTCGACACAGCCGAGATCTACGGGCCCTACGCGAACGAGGAGCTCCTGGCGCGCGCCTTCGCCGACGGCCGGCGCGATCAGGTCGTCATCGCCACCAAGTTCGGCACCATCCTGCACCGGCAGAAGGACGAGCGCGGACTCGACGGCTCGGCCGAGAACGTGCGGCTCTCCGTCGAGGGGTCGCTGAAGCGACTGGGCACCGACCGCATCGATCTCTACTACCAGCACCGGATGGACCCGGGGACTCCGATCGAGGAGACCGTCGGCGCGCTCAAGGAGCTCATCGAGGAGGGCAAGATCCTCCACTACGGACTCTCGGAGGCAGCCCCGGAGACCATCCGGCGCGCGAACGCCGTGCATCCCGTGACGGCTGTCCAGACCGAGTACTCGCTCTGGACGCGCGACCCGGAGGAGGCGGTGCTGCCGACCGTGCGTGAGCTCGGCATCGGCTTCGTGCCGTACTCGCCGCTCGGCCGCGGCTTCCTGACGGGCACCATCCGTTCGCTCGACGAACTCTCGGAGGACGACTTCCGCCGATTCAACCCGCGTTTCGAGGGTGACAACCTGGAGGCGAACATCCGGATCGTCGAGCAGGTTGACGCCGTCGCGCGCGAGGTCGGCGCGAGGGCCGGGCAGGTCGCGCTCGCGTGGCTGCTCGCGAAGGGCGACGACATCGTCCCGATCCCCGGAACGCGTCGGGTGGAGAACCTGGAGCAGAACGTCGAGGCGACCGAGGTCCAGCTCAGCCCGGAGCAGATCGAGCGACTCGACGCTGTCGCCGCGCCGGTCGGCGACCGCTACGCGGACATGACGCCGCTCAACCGCTGA
- a CDS encoding glycoside hydrolase family 2 TIM barrel-domain containing protein: MLSPSYLSDTAPGRGARRAPRSWLASDAPTLSLNGTWRFRLSPTAGLDDAIAAPDFDDGGWGTIPVPSHWVLEGDGAHGLPIYTNVQYPFPLDPPHVPDENPTGDYRRTFVLPSDWPADAALVLRFDGVESMYRVWLNGAEVGIGTGSRLAQEFEVTDLVRTGENVLVVRVHQWSAASYLEDQDQWWLPGIFRDVTLAARPADGLDDVWLRTGWAEGAGWIDAEITASASAFPVTLRIPELGVETVWAEPDDVARVELAAVDPWTAETPRLYAASVEAAGETAILRTGFRTVEIRGDRFLVNGERVVFHGMNRHEAHPERGRVFDEEHAREDLARMKRFNVNAIRTSHYPPHPRLLDLADELGFWVILECDLETHGFECAAWVGNPSDDPAWRDAYLDRIKRTVERDKNHPSIVMWSLGNESGTGANLAAMSAWVHARDTGRPVHYEGDYTGEYTDVYSRMYSTVPETEQIGTDGSTAPLLGCTPAQGARQRTKPFILCEYVHAMGNGPGAIDQYEALVDAHPRLHGGFVWEWRDHGILTRTADGTPFYAYGGDFGEVVHDGNFVMDGMVLSDDTPTPGLHEYAAVVAPVRFAFDADGPGVTIENRRHTASTADLRFTWRLEADGRAVDGGALPVPEIAAGSSVRVALPELTPRVGVENWLTVEAVLAAATAWAPEGHIVASAQSDRTPAALPAPTAPRITGWRDAEGTLSLGPAAFESGRLVRLAGRRVDGPRLELFRAPTDNDEGGAFSDPTGSDGSVAGVSSASLWRSQGLDRLVHRLVAVQEAPGALRTVTRVSAANAALSVSVETVWALVGASLELRVEIEPSAGWSTVWPRIGVRFDLPDDDAPVTDAEWFGLGPLESYPDSLRAARVGRYTATIDGLSVPYARPQETGHRSAVRELVLGPLRLHALPDTRGRLPGFVLTRHTPQEIAAAGHPHELPVSRTTHLFLDAAQHGLGSRACGPDVWPAFSLRPEARTLRVRFSTLP, translated from the coding sequence GTGCTGAGCCCGTCCTACCTCTCCGACACCGCACCCGGCCGGGGCGCACGGCGCGCACCCCGCTCGTGGCTCGCGAGCGACGCCCCCACCCTCTCGCTGAACGGCACCTGGCGCTTCCGCCTCTCCCCCACGGCCGGCCTGGACGACGCGATCGCCGCGCCCGACTTCGACGACGGCGGCTGGGGCACGATCCCCGTTCCCTCCCACTGGGTGCTCGAGGGGGACGGCGCCCACGGCCTCCCGATCTACACGAACGTGCAGTACCCGTTCCCGCTCGACCCTCCGCACGTTCCGGACGAGAACCCGACCGGCGACTACCGGCGCACGTTCGTCCTCCCCTCCGACTGGCCCGCCGACGCCGCCCTGGTGCTGCGGTTCGACGGCGTCGAGTCGATGTACCGCGTGTGGCTCAACGGTGCCGAGGTCGGGATCGGCACCGGCAGCCGGCTCGCGCAGGAGTTCGAGGTCACCGACCTCGTGCGGACCGGCGAGAACGTCCTCGTCGTGCGCGTCCACCAGTGGTCGGCCGCCAGCTATCTCGAGGATCAGGACCAGTGGTGGCTGCCGGGCATCTTCCGCGACGTCACACTGGCGGCCCGGCCGGCGGACGGTCTCGACGACGTCTGGCTGCGGACCGGATGGGCGGAGGGCGCGGGCTGGATCGACGCCGAGATCACCGCGAGCGCCTCGGCGTTCCCCGTGACCCTGCGCATCCCGGAGCTCGGCGTCGAGACGGTGTGGGCCGAGCCGGACGACGTCGCACGGGTCGAGCTCGCCGCGGTCGATCCGTGGACGGCCGAGACCCCGCGTCTCTACGCCGCGTCGGTGGAGGCCGCCGGCGAGACCGCCATCCTGCGCACTGGATTCCGCACCGTCGAGATCCGCGGCGACCGCTTCCTCGTCAACGGGGAACGCGTCGTCTTCCACGGGATGAACCGGCACGAGGCGCATCCCGAGCGCGGCCGCGTCTTCGACGAGGAGCACGCCCGCGAGGATCTGGCCCGCATGAAGCGGTTCAACGTCAACGCCATCCGCACCAGCCACTACCCGCCGCATCCCCGCCTGCTCGATCTGGCCGACGAGCTCGGGTTCTGGGTGATCCTCGAGTGCGACCTCGAGACCCACGGATTCGAGTGCGCGGCCTGGGTGGGCAACCCGAGCGACGACCCCGCGTGGCGCGACGCCTATCTCGACCGGATCAAACGGACGGTCGAACGCGACAAGAACCACCCGAGCATCGTGATGTGGTCGCTCGGCAACGAGTCGGGCACGGGAGCGAACCTCGCCGCGATGTCGGCGTGGGTGCACGCCCGCGACACCGGCCGTCCGGTGCACTACGAGGGCGACTACACCGGCGAGTACACCGACGTCTACTCGCGCATGTACTCCACCGTGCCCGAGACCGAGCAGATCGGCACGGACGGATCGACCGCTCCGCTGCTCGGCTGCACACCCGCGCAGGGCGCGCGCCAGCGCACCAAGCCGTTCATCCTCTGCGAGTACGTCCACGCGATGGGCAACGGTCCGGGTGCCATCGACCAGTACGAAGCCCTGGTGGATGCGCATCCGCGCCTGCACGGCGGCTTCGTGTGGGAGTGGCGCGACCACGGCATCCTGACGCGCACGGCGGACGGCACGCCGTTCTACGCGTACGGCGGCGACTTCGGGGAGGTCGTGCACGACGGCAACTTCGTCATGGACGGCATGGTCCTGAGCGACGACACCCCGACCCCGGGCCTGCACGAATACGCGGCCGTGGTCGCGCCCGTGCGCTTCGCGTTCGACGCCGACGGCCCCGGCGTCACCATCGAGAACCGCCGGCACACCGCCTCCACCGCGGATCTGCGGTTCACCTGGCGGCTGGAGGCCGACGGGCGTGCTGTGGACGGCGGCGCCCTGCCCGTTCCGGAGATCGCCGCGGGCTCCTCCGTCCGCGTCGCCCTCCCGGAGCTCACCCCGCGCGTCGGCGTGGAGAACTGGCTGACGGTGGAGGCGGTGCTCGCCGCCGCGACCGCCTGGGCGCCCGAGGGGCACATCGTCGCATCCGCCCAGTCCGATCGGACACCCGCCGCACTGCCGGCGCCGACCGCACCGCGGATCACCGGTTGGCGCGACGCCGAGGGGACGCTCTCCCTCGGCCCCGCGGCCTTCGAGTCCGGTCGCCTGGTGCGCCTCGCCGGTCGCCGCGTGGACGGACCGCGGCTCGAGCTGTTTCGCGCCCCCACAGACAACGACGAAGGCGGCGCCTTCAGCGACCCGACCGGGAGCGACGGGAGCGTCGCCGGCGTCTCCAGCGCCTCGCTGTGGCGCTCGCAGGGCCTCGACCGGCTCGTCCACCGGCTCGTCGCGGTCCAGGAGGCTCCGGGAGCGCTGCGGACCGTCACCCGCGTCTCGGCCGCGAATGCGGCGCTCTCGGTCAGCGTGGAGACGGTGTGGGCGCTCGTCGGGGCGAGCCTCGAGCTCCGCGTCGAGATCGAGCCGTCCGCCGGCTGGTCCACTGTGTGGCCTCGCATCGGCGTCCGCTTCGACCTGCCCGACGACGACGCGCCCGTCACCGACGCCGAGTGGTTCGGGCTCGGACCGCTCGAGTCGTACCCGGACAGCCTCCGGGCGGCCCGGGTCGGGCGGTACACGGCGACGATCGACGGGTTGTCGGTCCCGTACGCCCGCCCGCAGGAGACCGGTCACCGCTCGGCCGTGCGCGAGCTGGTGCTCGGCCCCCTCCGGCTCCACGCCCTCCCGGACACCCGCGGCCGTCTCCCGGGCTTCGTGCTCACCCGCCACACTCCCCAGGAGATCGCCGCGGCCGGGCACCCGCACGAGCTTCCGGTCTCCCGCACGACGCACCTGTTCCTCGACGCCGCCCAGCACGGCCTGGGCTCGCGCGCCTGCGGGCCGGACGTGTGGCCCGCGTTCTCCCTCCGCCCCGAGGCGCGCACCCTCCGGGTCCGCTTCAGCACGCTGCCCTGA
- a CDS encoding 3-hydroxyacyl-CoA dehydrogenase NAD-binding domain-containing protein: MTDYTTIDFSPLVALTSDEVVTHSFVKDIPLPSGKTLALVTLDNGRDHTRPNTMGPATLLELGKTFDELTERAGRGEIDAVAVTGKPFILAAGADLSRVSDIPSVEVAKLLPQLGHFVLGKQATFGVPSFVFTNGLALGGGVEIGLNADYRTIDRNAAAFALPEVFLGLIPGWGGATILPNLIGIENALKVVIENPLKQNRMLKPQEVFDLGIADAIFDSANFLEESLLWADKVLTGQVEVKRPNVPGKVERMVKWDAAIGIARKMLESRIGTVPKSPYKALELLKAAKSNDRAAGFELEDEALAELISGDQFQASIYAFNLVQKRAKRPAGAPDKKLAKKVTKIGVIGAGYMASQFALLFVRRLRVPVVITDLDQAHVDKGVAYIHDEIGKLQEKGRIPPDEANRLRALVTGTTDKADFADCDWVIEAVFEELTVKQNVFEEVEQYLSDEAVIATNTSSLSVEQIGAKLKHPERLVGFHFFTPVAVMPLIEVVKTPHTDEATLSTAMVTAAALKKNAVITADTPGFVVNRVLAKVLGEAMHAVDDGTSFETVDEAFAPLGLPMPPSRLLDLVGLKVGAHVLDTHHAAFPDRFYRSENLHKLAEYGTLLEKDGKGKVKGVDKGAAKIIAGGTNPWTKEEILRRLEDGLADEIHRMLIDDHVVEAPEDIDLCMILGAGFPFQMGGITPYLDRVGASERVFGDTFQHPPVKGVA; this comes from the coding sequence GTGACCGACTACACCACGATCGACTTCTCCCCCCTCGTCGCCCTCACCTCCGACGAGGTCGTCACCCACTCCTTCGTGAAGGACATCCCGCTGCCGAGCGGCAAGACCCTCGCGCTGGTGACCCTCGACAACGGGCGCGACCACACGCGCCCCAACACGATGGGCCCGGCCACCCTCCTCGAGCTCGGGAAGACCTTCGACGAGCTCACCGAGCGGGCCGGCCGCGGCGAGATCGACGCCGTCGCCGTCACCGGCAAGCCGTTCATCCTCGCGGCGGGGGCCGACCTCAGCCGCGTGAGCGACATCCCGAGCGTGGAGGTCGCCAAGCTGCTCCCCCAGCTGGGCCACTTCGTGCTCGGCAAGCAGGCGACCTTCGGCGTGCCCTCGTTCGTCTTCACGAACGGCCTCGCGCTGGGCGGCGGTGTGGAGATCGGCCTCAACGCCGACTACCGCACCATCGACCGCAACGCGGCCGCGTTCGCACTGCCGGAGGTGTTCCTCGGCCTGATCCCCGGCTGGGGAGGCGCGACGATTCTGCCGAACCTCATCGGCATCGAGAACGCCCTCAAGGTCGTCATCGAGAACCCGCTCAAGCAGAATCGGATGCTGAAGCCGCAGGAGGTCTTCGACCTCGGCATCGCGGACGCCATCTTCGACTCGGCGAACTTCCTCGAGGAGTCCCTGCTCTGGGCCGACAAGGTGCTCACCGGGCAGGTCGAGGTCAAGCGGCCCAACGTCCCCGGCAAGGTCGAGCGCATGGTCAAGTGGGACGCCGCCATCGGCATCGCCCGCAAGATGCTGGAGAGCCGCATCGGCACGGTCCCGAAGTCGCCGTACAAGGCGCTGGAGCTGCTCAAGGCCGCCAAGTCGAACGACCGCGCCGCCGGCTTCGAACTCGAGGACGAGGCACTGGCGGAGCTGATCTCGGGCGACCAGTTCCAGGCGAGCATCTACGCTTTCAACCTGGTGCAGAAGCGCGCGAAGCGTCCGGCCGGCGCCCCCGACAAGAAGCTGGCGAAGAAGGTCACGAAGATCGGCGTGATCGGCGCGGGCTACATGGCCAGCCAGTTCGCGCTCCTGTTCGTGCGCCGGCTGCGCGTGCCCGTCGTGATAACTGACCTCGACCAGGCGCACGTCGACAAGGGTGTGGCATACATCCACGACGAGATCGGGAAGCTGCAGGAGAAGGGCCGGATCCCCCCCGACGAGGCGAACCGTCTGCGCGCCCTGGTCACCGGCACGACCGACAAGGCCGACTTCGCGGACTGCGACTGGGTCATCGAGGCCGTTTTCGAGGAGCTCACGGTCAAGCAGAACGTCTTCGAGGAGGTCGAGCAGTACCTCTCCGACGAGGCGGTCATCGCGACCAACACGTCCTCGCTGTCCGTCGAGCAGATCGGCGCCAAGCTGAAGCACCCGGAGCGCCTGGTCGGCTTCCACTTCTTCACCCCGGTCGCGGTCATGCCCCTGATCGAGGTCGTCAAGACACCGCACACGGACGAGGCGACGCTCTCGACGGCGATGGTCACGGCCGCGGCGCTGAAGAAGAACGCGGTGATCACCGCGGACACCCCCGGCTTCGTGGTCAACCGCGTGCTGGCGAAGGTGCTCGGCGAGGCGATGCACGCCGTCGACGACGGCACCTCCTTCGAGACCGTCGACGAGGCGTTCGCCCCGCTCGGCCTGCCGATGCCGCCGTCGCGTCTGCTCGACCTGGTCGGTCTGAAGGTGGGCGCACACGTGCTGGACACGCACCACGCCGCGTTCCCGGACCGGTTCTACCGCAGCGAGAACCTCCACAAGCTCGCCGAGTACGGGACGCTGCTGGAGAAGGACGGCAAGGGCAAGGTCAAGGGCGTCGACAAGGGCGCGGCGAAGATCATCGCCGGCGGCACGAACCCGTGGACGAAGGAGGAGATCCTCCGTCGTCTGGAGGACGGCCTCGCCGACGAGATCCACCGCATGCTGATCGACGACCACGTGGTCGAGGCGCCGGAGGACATCGACCTCTGCATGATCCTCGGCGCGGGCTTCCCGTTCCAGATGGGCGGCATTACGCCGTACCTCGACCGCGTCGGAGCGTCGGAGCGTGTCTTCGGAGACACGTTCCAGCACCCGCCGGTGAAGGGCGTCGCGTAA
- a CDS encoding thiolase family protein, which produces MAERTDVVFVDGVRTPFGRAGEKGQYWNTRADDLVVKAIIGLLERNPNVPKDRIDDVAIAATTQQGDQGLTLGRTAALLAGLPKSVPGFAIDRMCAGAMTSVTTLGSGIAFGAYDLAIAGGVEHMGRHPMGFGADPNPRFLSERLVGEDALNMGMTAERIHDRFPALTKERSDRFAMRSQQKTAAAYENGKLQPDLVPVAIRSEAGWGLATRDEGMRPETNMESLATLRTPFRPHGRVSAGNSSPLTDGATASLLASSDAVTEFGLTPKMRMVSFGFAGVEPEIMGIGPVPSTEKALRKAGLSIDDIGLFELNEAFAIQVLSFLDHFGIDDDDPRVNKWGGAIAIGHPLAASGVRLMIQLARQFEEHPEVRYGVTAMCVGLGQGGTVIWENPHFTGKARHDKRAARKA; this is translated from the coding sequence GTGGCCGAAAGAACCGATGTCGTGTTCGTCGACGGAGTCCGGACTCCGTTCGGACGGGCCGGCGAAAAAGGGCAGTACTGGAACACCCGGGCGGACGACCTGGTCGTGAAGGCGATCATCGGGCTGCTCGAGCGCAATCCGAACGTGCCCAAGGACCGCATCGACGACGTGGCCATCGCGGCGACGACGCAGCAGGGCGACCAGGGTCTGACCCTGGGCCGCACGGCGGCGCTCCTCGCCGGCCTGCCGAAGTCGGTCCCCGGGTTCGCGATCGACCGGATGTGCGCCGGCGCGATGACGAGCGTCACCACCCTCGGCTCCGGCATCGCCTTCGGCGCCTACGATCTCGCGATCGCGGGCGGTGTCGAGCACATGGGCCGGCACCCGATGGGGTTCGGGGCGGACCCCAACCCGCGCTTCCTCTCGGAGCGCCTGGTGGGCGAAGACGCCCTGAACATGGGCATGACCGCCGAGCGCATCCACGACCGCTTCCCCGCGCTGACCAAGGAGCGCTCGGACCGGTTCGCGATGCGCAGCCAGCAGAAGACGGCCGCCGCCTACGAGAACGGCAAGCTGCAGCCCGACCTGGTGCCCGTCGCGATCCGCTCCGAGGCGGGCTGGGGCCTGGCCACCCGCGACGAGGGGATGCGCCCCGAGACCAACATGGAGTCCCTGGCGACCCTGCGCACCCCGTTCCGCCCGCACGGCCGCGTGAGCGCCGGCAACTCGTCCCCGCTGACCGACGGCGCGACCGCGAGCCTGCTCGCGTCCAGCGACGCCGTCACGGAGTTCGGCCTCACCCCGAAGATGCGCATGGTCAGCTTCGGCTTCGCCGGCGTCGAACCGGAGATCATGGGCATCGGCCCGGTCCCCTCGACCGAGAAGGCGCTCCGCAAGGCGGGCCTGTCGATCGATGACATCGGCCTGTTCGAGCTCAACGAGGCGTTCGCCATCCAGGTGCTCTCGTTCCTCGACCACTTCGGCATCGACGACGACGACCCCCGCGTCAACAAGTGGGGCGGCGCCATCGCCATCGGCCACCCGCTCGCCGCCAGCGGCGTGCGCCTGATGATCCAGCTCGCCCGTCAGTTCGAGGAGCACCCGGAGGTCCGCTACGGCGTGACCGCGATGTGCGTCGGCCTGGGCCAGGGCGGCACCGTCATCTGGGAGAACCCCCACTTCACTGGAAAAGCACGGCACGACAAGCGCGCTGCACGGAAGGCCTGA
- a CDS encoding ABC transporter ATP-binding protein: MDRSPLLRAREISKMYPGRPKPALSPVSLVVHPGELIAVVGHNGAGKSTLFEVLGGLLRPTTGSIERSVDPGEIGWCPQREIIDWSLTVQQNITLGVEMRRAVQCTELRRDLDELATALHLTEYVTRTAETLSGGELRRTQIARALIGKPRLMILDEPTTGLDPAGIRIVFEYLERRRTEGASALISTHETSRFASFCTRVIALKGGLIVADEPVADFVRRSSGSDDLWDAYEALCGAA; encoded by the coding sequence ATGGATAGATCACCCCTTCTTCGGGCCCGCGAAATCAGCAAGATGTATCCCGGCCGGCCCAAACCTGCACTGAGTCCGGTCTCACTCGTCGTCCATCCAGGCGAGCTCATCGCGGTCGTCGGTCACAACGGCGCAGGGAAATCGACGCTGTTCGAAGTTCTCGGTGGCCTGTTGCGCCCTACTACCGGAAGCATCGAGCGCTCAGTCGACCCAGGTGAGATCGGTTGGTGCCCTCAGCGTGAAATCATCGACTGGTCCCTGACCGTGCAGCAGAACATCACACTCGGCGTCGAGATGAGACGTGCGGTGCAGTGCACTGAACTCCGACGCGACCTCGACGAACTCGCAACCGCGCTGCATCTGACCGAATATGTCACCCGAACCGCGGAGACTCTCTCCGGCGGAGAGCTTCGCAGGACGCAGATCGCGCGAGCGTTGATCGGAAAACCGCGCTTGATGATCCTCGATGAGCCGACGACGGGACTGGATCCCGCTGGGATCCGGATCGTTTTCGAGTACCTGGAGCGGAGGCGAACAGAGGGCGCTTCAGCCCTGATCAGCACGCATGAGACATCCCGCTTCGCCTCATTCTGCACTCGTGTGATCGCGCTGAAGGGTGGGCTCATCGTTGCAGATGAACCCGTTGCCGACTTCGTCCGGCGATCCAGCGGATCGGACGATCTGTGGGACGCCTACGAAGCGTTGTGCGGTGCTGCATGA
- a CDS encoding MerR family transcriptional regulator — protein sequence MTDSITAMSISDVAERTGLSTHTLRYYEREGLMLSPVERASSSHRRYSEADLAWVVFLTKLRSTAMPIATVRRYVELARRGDDTTAERLELLLLHRMGVAQQLEEMAASLAAIDYKIGLYEKKAGTNA from the coding sequence ATGACCGACAGCATCACGGCGATGTCCATCTCCGACGTCGCCGAGCGCACCGGGCTCTCCACGCACACCCTCCGCTATTACGAGCGCGAAGGTCTCATGCTGAGTCCCGTCGAGCGTGCCTCGTCCTCGCACCGCCGTTATTCGGAAGCCGACCTCGCCTGGGTCGTGTTCCTCACGAAGCTGCGATCGACCGCGATGCCGATCGCTACTGTGCGCCGGTACGTGGAGCTCGCCCGGCGCGGCGACGACACCACCGCGGAACGGCTGGAGCTGCTGCTCCTGCACCGCATGGGGGTGGCGCAGCAGCTCGAGGAGATGGCGGCGAGTCTCGCGGCCATCGACTACAAGATCGGTCTCTACGAGAAGAAAGCAGGAACGAACGCATGA